A window of the Streptomyces sp. NBC_00454 genome harbors these coding sequences:
- the rapZ gene encoding RNase adapter RapZ, with product MTEHETHNETQHETDRDRDGAQVSTGMTVEPGDTAEAAIPELVIISGMSGAGRSTAAKCLEDLGWFVVDNLPPALIPTMVELGARSQGNVARIAVVVDVRGRQFFDALRESLADLEARGVTRRIVFLESSDDALVRRFESVRRPHPLQGDGRIVDGIAAERDLLRELRGDADLVIDTSSLNVHELRAKMDARFAGDEEPELRATVMSFGFKYGLPVDADLVVDCRFIPNPHWVPELRPFTGLNEEVSAYVFSQPGAKEFLDRYTELLQLIATGYRREGKRYVTIAVGCTGGKHRSVAMSEKLAARLASEGVETVVVHRDMGRE from the coding sequence ATGACCGAGCACGAAACCCACAATGAAACCCAGCACGAGACCGACCGAGACCGAGACGGAGCACAGGTGAGTACGGGCATGACAGTGGAGCCCGGAGATACCGCCGAGGCGGCCATCCCCGAGCTGGTGATCATCTCCGGAATGTCCGGGGCCGGCCGCAGTACGGCGGCCAAGTGCCTGGAGGACCTCGGCTGGTTCGTGGTCGACAACCTCCCGCCGGCGCTGATCCCCACCATGGTGGAACTCGGCGCCCGCTCGCAGGGCAACGTGGCACGCATCGCCGTCGTCGTCGACGTCCGCGGCCGGCAGTTCTTCGACGCCCTGCGCGAGTCCCTCGCCGACCTGGAGGCCCGCGGGGTCACCCGGCGGATCGTGTTCCTGGAGTCCTCGGACGACGCCCTCGTCCGCCGCTTCGAGTCGGTCCGCCGCCCGCACCCGCTCCAGGGCGACGGCCGCATCGTCGACGGCATCGCCGCCGAGCGCGACCTGCTGCGTGAGCTGCGCGGCGACGCCGACCTGGTCATCGACACCTCCAGCCTGAACGTGCACGAACTGCGCGCCAAGATGGACGCCCGGTTCGCGGGCGACGAGGAGCCCGAGCTGCGGGCCACCGTCATGTCCTTCGGCTTCAAGTACGGCCTGCCCGTCGACGCCGACCTGGTCGTCGACTGCCGCTTCATCCCGAACCCGCACTGGGTTCCGGAGCTGCGCCCCTTCACCGGGCTCAACGAGGAGGTGTCGGCGTACGTCTTCAGCCAGCCCGGCGCCAAGGAGTTCCTCGACCGCTACACCGAGCTGCTCCAGCTCATCGCCACCGGCTACCGCCGCGAGGGCAAGCGGTACGTGACCATCGCCGTCGGCTGTACCGGCGGCAAGCACCGCAGCGTCGCCATGTCGGAGAAGCTCGCCGCCCGCCTCGCCTCCGAAGGAGTCGAGACCGTCGTCGTCCACAGGGACATGGGGCGCGAGTGA
- the whiA gene encoding DNA-binding protein WhiA, which yields MAMTPAVKDEIARLPVTRTCCRKAEVSAILRFAGGLHLVSGRIVIEAELDAGIAARRLRKDILEIFGHSSDLVIMAPGGLRRGNRYVVRVVAGGDQLARQTGLVDGRGRPIRGLPPQVVSGATCDAEAAWRGAFLAHGSLTEPGRSSSLEVTCPGPEAALALVGAARRLSIAAKAREVRGVDRVVVRDGDAIGALLTRLGAHDSVLAWEERRMRREVRATANRLANFDDANLRRSARAAVAAGARVQRALEILAEEVPEHLAAAGRLRMEHKQASLEELGALADPPLTKDAVAGRIRRLLAMADKRAQDLGIPGTESNLDLSDSEELADNMAG from the coding sequence ATGGCGATGACGCCCGCGGTGAAGGATGAGATCGCCCGCCTGCCCGTCACCCGCACCTGCTGCAGGAAGGCGGAGGTCTCGGCGATCCTTCGGTTCGCGGGCGGGTTGCACCTGGTGAGCGGCCGGATCGTCATCGAGGCGGAACTGGACGCGGGGATCGCGGCCCGCCGCCTGCGCAAGGACATTCTGGAGATCTTCGGGCACTCCTCGGACCTGGTGATCATGGCTCCGGGCGGTCTGCGCCGCGGAAACCGGTACGTGGTCCGCGTGGTCGCCGGCGGTGACCAGCTGGCACGCCAGACCGGGCTCGTGGACGGCCGCGGACGCCCGATCCGGGGTCTTCCCCCGCAGGTGGTCTCCGGGGCCACCTGTGACGCCGAGGCGGCCTGGCGCGGGGCCTTCCTCGCCCACGGCTCGCTCACCGAGCCGGGACGCTCCTCCTCCCTGGAGGTCACCTGCCCCGGCCCGGAGGCCGCCCTGGCCCTGGTCGGCGCGGCCCGTCGGCTCTCCATCGCCGCCAAGGCCCGCGAGGTCCGCGGGGTGGACCGGGTCGTCGTACGGGACGGGGACGCCATCGGCGCCCTGCTGACCCGGCTCGGCGCCCACGATTCGGTGCTGGCCTGGGAGGAGCGGCGGATGCGGCGCGAGGTGCGCGCCACCGCCAACCGCCTCGCCAACTTCGACGACGCCAACCTGCGCCGTTCGGCGCGGGCCGCGGTGGCCGCCGGAGCCCGGGTGCAGCGCGCCCTGGAGATCCTCGCCGAGGAGGTCCCCGAGCACCTCGCCGCGGCCGGCCGGCTGCGCATGGAGCACAAGCAGGCCTCCCTGGAGGAGCTGGGCGCCCTGGCCGACCCGCCGCTGACCAAGGACGCGGTCGCGGGCCGGATCCGCCGCCTGCTGGCCATGGCCGACAAGCGGGCCCAGGACCTGGGGATCCCGGGCACCGAGTCCAACCTCGACCTCAGCGACAGCGAGGAGCTGGCCGACAACATGGCCGGCTGA
- the yvcK gene encoding uridine diphosphate-N-acetylglucosamine-binding protein YvcK: MTGRTMRLRRLRRLTTGKGADGAGRTGLRRGEAPEVAAPKVVALGGGMGLSASLTALRRITGELTAVVTVADDGGSSGRLREELGVLPPGDLRKALAALCGDDDWGQTWSRVIQHRFQSKGDLHEHAVGNLLIVALWEQLGDPVQALDLVGKLLGAQGRVLPMSAVPLELQALVKGHDPARPEDVDTVRGQATVALTPGEVLSVQVVPADPPAVPEAVAAVLDADWVVLGPGSWFSSVIPHLLVPELLDALVETKARRVLSLNLAPQPGETEGFSPQRHLEVLARHAPKLALDVVLADQAAVPDRESLADAAKRFGAAVELAPVARLDGSPKHDPELLAAAYDRIFRMHGRIGPWR, encoded by the coding sequence GTGACCGGACGTACCATGCGGCTCCGCCGCCTGCGCCGGCTCACCACCGGCAAGGGCGCGGACGGCGCGGGCCGTACGGGCCTGCGCCGGGGCGAGGCCCCCGAGGTGGCCGCGCCCAAGGTCGTGGCGCTGGGCGGCGGCATGGGCCTTTCGGCCTCGCTGACCGCCCTGCGCCGGATCACGGGCGAGCTGACCGCCGTGGTCACCGTCGCCGACGACGGAGGCTCCAGCGGCCGCCTGCGCGAGGAGCTCGGCGTCCTGCCGCCCGGCGACCTGCGCAAGGCGCTGGCCGCGCTGTGCGGGGACGACGACTGGGGCCAGACCTGGTCGCGGGTCATCCAGCACCGCTTCCAGTCCAAGGGCGACCTGCACGAGCACGCCGTCGGCAACCTGCTGATCGTCGCCCTGTGGGAACAGCTCGGCGATCCCGTCCAGGCCCTGGACCTCGTCGGCAAGCTGCTCGGCGCCCAGGGCCGGGTGCTGCCGATGTCGGCGGTCCCGCTGGAGCTCCAAGCCCTGGTCAAGGGCCACGATCCGGCGCGCCCCGAGGACGTGGACACCGTACGGGGGCAGGCCACCGTGGCCCTGACCCCCGGCGAGGTGCTCTCCGTGCAGGTCGTGCCGGCCGACCCGCCGGCCGTGCCGGAAGCGGTCGCCGCGGTGCTCGACGCCGACTGGGTCGTGCTCGGTCCGGGGTCCTGGTTCTCCTCCGTGATCCCGCACCTGCTGGTGCCCGAACTGCTCGACGCGCTGGTCGAGACGAAGGCCCGGCGGGTCCTCTCGCTGAACCTCGCACCGCAACCCGGCGAAACAGAGGGCTTCTCTCCGCAGCGTCATTTGGAGGTTTTGGCCCGACACGCCCCTAAACTCGCCCTGGACGTGGTGCTGGCCGATCAGGCTGCCGTGCCCGATCGCGAGTCCCTCGCCGATGCCGCAAAACGGTTCGGTGCCGCGGTCGAGCTGGCGCCGGTTGCCCGGCTGGACGGCTCTCCGAAGCATGATCCGGAGCTGCTGGCCGCCGCGTACGACCGTATTTTTCGGATGCATGGAAGGATCGGCCCATGGCGATGA
- a CDS encoding Rieske (2Fe-2S) protein, which yields MPASQSAARRTVLKGAAALAGAVGAGATLAACSTETSSGHGSPAVPAEPVELGAATEVPVGGAKLFREKKLIVSCQEAGQYKAFSAQCTHAGCVLDKIVKGEGTCPCHGSRFDVTTGKVLQGPATDPLPEVPVKAENGKLVAG from the coding sequence ATGCCCGCGTCGCAGTCCGCAGCCCGTCGTACCGTCCTCAAGGGCGCGGCCGCGCTCGCCGGGGCCGTAGGCGCCGGAGCGACGCTCGCGGCCTGCTCCACCGAGACCAGCAGCGGCCACGGCAGCCCCGCCGTGCCGGCCGAGCCGGTGGAACTGGGGGCCGCGACCGAGGTCCCGGTGGGCGGCGCGAAGCTGTTCCGGGAGAAGAAGCTGATCGTCAGCTGCCAGGAGGCGGGCCAGTACAAGGCCTTCAGCGCGCAGTGCACGCACGCGGGCTGCGTCCTGGACAAGATCGTCAAGGGCGAGGGCACCTGCCCGTGCCACGGCAGCCGTTTCGACGTGACCACCGGCAAGGTCCTGCAGGGCCCGGCCACCGACCCGCTGCCGGAGGTCCCGGTGAAGGCGGAGAACGGCAAGCTCGTCGCGGGCTGA
- the uvrC gene encoding excinuclease ABC subunit UvrC, whose product MADPSSYRPKPGQIPDSPGVYKFRDEHRRVIYVGKAKSLRQRLASYFQDLAGLHPRTATMVTTAASVEWTVVSTEVEALQLEYSWIKEFDPRFNVKYRDDKSYPSLAVTMNEEYPRVQVMRGPKKKGVRYFGPYGHAWAIRETVDLMLRVFPVRTCSAGVFKRSAQIGRPCLLGYIGKCSAPCVGRVTPEEHRELAEDFCEFMAGRTGSHLSRLEGQMHEAAEEMEYEKAARLRDDIGALRRAMEKNAVVLADATDADLFAVAEDELEAAVQIFHVRGGRVRGQRGWVTDKVEAVDTAGLVEHALQQLYGEEKGESVPKEVLVPALPEDTPALSEWLAERRGAQVSLRIPQRGDKKALMETVHRNAQQSLALHKTKRAADFTTRSRALEELAEALELDGAPLRIECFDISHLQGDDVVASMVVFEDGLARKSEYRRFQIKSFEGQDDVRSMHEVVSRRFRRYLQEKLKTGEWSPGDGPEPDEADGFEVDAAADDGRPKRFAYPPQLVVVDGGQPQVAAAQRALEELGIDDVAVCGLAKRLEEVWLPGEDDPVVLPRTSEGLYLLQRVRDEAHRFAIQYQRNKRAKRLKSGPLDEVPGLGESRKLALVKHFGSVKKLRQATIDQICEVPGIGRKTAETVAAALAQAVPAGPAVNTATGEIIEDETSATAGATSERGTEQ is encoded by the coding sequence ATGGCCGACCCTTCCAGCTACCGCCCCAAGCCGGGACAGATCCCCGACTCCCCGGGGGTCTACAAATTCCGCGACGAGCACCGCCGGGTGATCTACGTCGGGAAGGCCAAGAGCCTGCGCCAGCGGCTGGCCAGCTACTTCCAGGACCTCGCCGGACTGCACCCCCGTACCGCCACCATGGTGACGACGGCCGCCTCCGTCGAGTGGACGGTGGTCTCCACCGAGGTCGAGGCGCTCCAGCTCGAGTACTCCTGGATCAAGGAGTTCGACCCCCGGTTCAACGTCAAGTACCGGGACGACAAGAGCTACCCCTCCCTCGCCGTGACCATGAACGAGGAGTACCCCCGGGTCCAGGTCATGCGCGGGCCCAAGAAGAAGGGCGTGCGCTACTTCGGCCCCTACGGGCACGCCTGGGCCATCCGCGAGACCGTCGACCTGATGCTCCGGGTCTTCCCCGTCCGCACCTGCTCCGCCGGGGTGTTCAAACGCTCCGCGCAGATCGGCCGCCCCTGCCTGCTGGGCTACATCGGCAAGTGCTCCGCGCCCTGCGTCGGCCGGGTCACCCCCGAGGAGCACCGGGAACTGGCCGAGGACTTCTGCGAGTTCATGGCCGGCCGCACCGGCAGCCACCTCTCCCGCCTCGAAGGGCAGATGCACGAGGCCGCCGAGGAGATGGAGTACGAGAAGGCCGCGCGGCTGCGCGACGACATAGGGGCCCTGCGCCGGGCCATGGAGAAGAACGCGGTCGTGCTCGCCGACGCCACCGACGCCGACCTGTTCGCGGTCGCCGAGGACGAGCTCGAAGCAGCCGTGCAGATCTTCCACGTGCGCGGCGGCCGGGTCCGCGGCCAGCGCGGCTGGGTCACCGACAAGGTGGAGGCCGTGGACACGGCCGGGCTCGTCGAGCACGCCCTCCAGCAGCTGTACGGCGAGGAGAAGGGCGAGTCCGTCCCCAAGGAGGTGCTGGTTCCGGCGCTCCCCGAGGACACCCCGGCGCTCTCCGAGTGGCTGGCCGAGCGGCGCGGCGCCCAGGTCAGCCTGCGCATCCCGCAGCGCGGGGACAAGAAGGCGCTGATGGAGACCGTCCACCGCAACGCCCAGCAGTCCCTGGCCCTGCACAAGACCAAGCGCGCCGCCGACTTCACCACCCGCTCGCGGGCCCTGGAGGAGCTCGCCGAGGCGCTGGAGCTGGACGGGGCGCCGCTGCGCATCGAGTGCTTCGACATCTCGCACCTGCAGGGCGACGACGTGGTGGCCTCGATGGTCGTCTTCGAGGACGGGCTGGCGCGCAAGAGCGAGTACCGCAGGTTCCAGATCAAATCGTTCGAGGGGCAGGACGACGTCCGCTCCATGCACGAGGTGGTCTCCCGGCGCTTCCGCCGCTACCTCCAGGAGAAGCTGAAGACGGGGGAGTGGTCCCCCGGGGACGGCCCGGAACCCGATGAAGCCGACGGGTTCGAGGTGGACGCGGCCGCGGACGACGGCCGGCCCAAGCGCTTCGCGTACCCGCCCCAGCTCGTCGTGGTCGACGGCGGGCAGCCGCAGGTGGCCGCCGCCCAGCGGGCCCTGGAGGAGCTCGGGATCGACGACGTCGCCGTGTGCGGCCTGGCCAAGCGGCTGGAGGAGGTCTGGCTGCCAGGCGAGGACGACCCGGTGGTGCTGCCCCGCACCAGCGAGGGCCTCTACCTGCTCCAGCGGGTCCGTGACGAAGCCCACCGGTTCGCCATCCAGTACCAGCGCAACAAGCGCGCCAAGCGGCTGAAGTCGGGCCCCCTGGACGAGGTCCCCGGACTGGGCGAGAGCCGCAAACTGGCCCTGGTGAAGCATTTCGGTTCGGTGAAAAAGCTCCGGCAGGCGACAATCGACCAGATCTGCGAGGTCCCGGGCATAGGCCGCAAGACGGCCGAGACCGTGGCCGCGGCCCTCGCCCAGGCGGTTCCCGCTGGTCCCGCGGTTAACACGGCGACCGGCGAGATCATCGAGGATGAGACTTCCGCGACCGCGGGAGCCACATCCGAACGGGGGACCGAGCAATGA
- a CDS encoding papain-like cysteine protease family protein yields the protein MRNRNRRLSLAAFVTALLFALPTGTATAADAVAGTGTTTATTTATTPSADSAALASKRLGITMQAQQKTNWCWAASGNTIATWFGRNYSQNQFCNAAFNRQQGYDCPNNQASLANVQTALRWAGINSGSYVTGWLQYSTVQTEINANRPVETRIEWSNGGGHMHVIYGYDTANSWVYWGDPWPSSDRYNWASHAWYVDNSTFSWTHSLYRIGA from the coding sequence ATGCGCAACCGAAACCGGCGGCTTTCCCTCGCCGCCTTCGTCACCGCCCTGCTCTTCGCCCTGCCCACCGGTACCGCCACCGCCGCCGATGCCGTCGCCGGTACGGGCACCACGACCGCCACCACCACCGCCACCACCCCGTCCGCCGACAGCGCCGCCCTGGCGTCCAAGCGGCTGGGCATCACGATGCAGGCGCAGCAGAAGACCAACTGGTGCTGGGCCGCCAGCGGCAACACCATCGCCACCTGGTTCGGCCGCAACTACAGCCAGAACCAGTTCTGCAACGCCGCCTTCAACCGCCAGCAGGGCTACGACTGCCCCAACAACCAGGCCAGCCTGGCCAATGTGCAGACCGCCCTGCGCTGGGCCGGCATCAACTCCGGCTCCTACGTGACCGGCTGGCTCCAGTACTCCACCGTGCAGACCGAGATCAACGCGAACCGCCCGGTCGAGACCCGCATCGAGTGGTCCAACGGCGGCGGCCACATGCACGTCATCTACGGCTACGACACCGCGAACAGCTGGGTGTACTGGGGCGACCCCTGGCCCTCCAGCGACCGCTACAACTGGGCCTCCCACGCCTGGTACGTGGACAACAGCACCTTCTCCTGGACCCACTCCCTCTACCGGATCGGGGCGTGA
- a CDS encoding carbohydrate kinase — MIVVGGEALIDLVPVAEPPGALLPRPGGGPYNTALALGRLGARTAFCSRVSTDGFGASLLAGLRAAGVDLSLVQRGPEPTTLAVPSLAPDGSAAYGFYVEGTADRLFRLPPAFPEGVRALALGTCSLVLEPGAGAYEALLRRESARGVLTLLDPNIRPALIAEPDAYRKRFLSWLPYVSVLKLSEEDAAWLGGRVRDWLAAGPSAVVLTRGAGGLTVWTREGAEHSVPARRVGVVDTIGAGDTVNAALLHRLTDLPDGAGRADWPEVLSYAAEAAALTCTRAGAEPPYASELTA, encoded by the coding sequence GTGATCGTCGTCGGTGGAGAAGCCCTGATCGACCTGGTGCCCGTCGCGGAGCCGCCGGGCGCCCTGCTGCCCCGGCCGGGCGGCGGACCGTACAACACCGCGCTCGCGCTGGGCCGGCTCGGGGCGCGGACCGCCTTCTGCTCCCGGGTCTCGACCGACGGCTTCGGCGCCTCGCTGCTCGCCGGACTGCGGGCGGCCGGCGTGGACCTGTCCCTGGTCCAGCGCGGGCCCGAGCCGACCACCCTGGCCGTGCCCTCGCTGGCCCCGGACGGCTCGGCGGCGTACGGCTTCTACGTCGAGGGCACCGCCGACCGGCTGTTCCGGCTGCCGCCCGCGTTCCCGGAGGGCGTACGGGCCCTCGCGCTCGGCACCTGCTCCCTGGTGCTGGAGCCCGGCGCCGGAGCCTACGAGGCCCTGCTGCGCCGGGAGTCCGCGCGCGGGGTGCTCACCCTGCTCGACCCCAACATCCGGCCGGCGCTGATCGCGGAGCCGGACGCGTACCGCAAGCGCTTCCTGTCCTGGCTCCCGTACGTCTCGGTGCTGAAGCTGTCGGAGGAGGACGCCGCGTGGCTGGGCGGCCGGGTCCGGGACTGGCTGGCGGCGGGCCCCTCGGCGGTGGTGCTCACCCGGGGGGCCGGGGGGCTGACGGTGTGGACCCGGGAAGGGGCGGAGCACTCGGTGCCCGCCCGCCGGGTCGGGGTGGTGGACACCATCGGTGCGGGCGACACCGTGAACGCGGCCCTGCTGCACCGGCTCACGGACCTCCCGGACGGCGCCGGCCGGGCGGACTGGCCCGAGGTGCTGTCGTACGCCGCCGAAGCGGCCGCGCTGACCTGCACCCGGGCGGGCGCGGAGCCCCCGTACGCCTCGGAACTGACCGCATAG